The genomic stretch ACTGTCTGAGATGAACTTACAACCTTCCCCTAAAGGTTGGGTTGCAACAGGAAACGGACCTGTTCAAAAAAGTGCAAGTCAAGAGGCAAATTCCTCCAACTCACTTCGTTTGAATCCTTCTATTGGCTTTTCTACTGAGTATTCTCTGTTGCCCAAAGAATCCTGGGGAGCATCTGCAAATGAAATTGCACAACCTGCAATTAAACTCAGTGCAGAAATAGGAAAATCTGACTGTGAGACTTTATCTCTTACAGCATCAGAAAATAGGGTTAGTGCCTGTGCCCTGTCCCCTTCAGCGTCTATGTTAGTTTCAGAGTTGCACTTGAGTGGCATTGACTGGAGTCAATCATTTAGTGCATCACTATCTGAGTCCACTCCAGCAACTCAAGCTGAAACTTCtgaacaagctcacctggtcttTAATGAGAATTGCTGTGATCCTGTGGGCTCTACCAGTAAACTGACAGAGGACGAAGCATTGAAGGAAAATGCTGCAGCATCTAAGCAAGATTCTGTTCAAAAAAATATGAGGGAATTATTTCATGAGGATGCGTCCATGCTGCAAGATTTTGATCAGCTAAGTTTAAAAGACCGAATTCTATTAAAGAACTCATGTCAGTTTTTATCTCTACGTCAGTCAAATTTTAATTCCAGTGAAACTGACTCCCTGCCACGTTCCACTGGTCATAAAAGTGATTTGTCATCTCCTGAAGCGGATGTTGAGTCTCTTATTCAAAACAAACTCGCAAATAATTTAACTCTTTGTAATAAAGAGAGATTCACCGATAGTAACTTCTCAGAAACTCAACGAGTTCAGCAAAAGCAAAGGAAAATTTACACTTCTGACGCAAGTGCAACTCAACATAACAGGCCACTGACTGCATTAGATAAACAGAGTTTAACAGATTCAATGGAGAAGGTTTTTGGAACTCATGATCCAGCTATGTATTCATACCAAGCTCCAAAGCCAGAGAGCATCTCATTTAAAGTGGAGAAAAACAAAACCACCAAACCACACAGAACAAAACTGGTGAATGGAAATGTTTCGACAGTTCAGACAAAGAGTGTCTGTCACAGAGTGTCATCATCCAGCGAAGACAGTGATACTGAGAATTCAAGAAATAGACAGAAAAAGCTTGGCGTCAAATCAAGAGCTACAAAGAACACTGTAATGCCATCCTACAGTGCAAAGCATAGCCAAGTGTGGCCCCAGCAGACTAAATCCAAATTTACCATTGGTAGAGCAGGTCACACCAGCGTGGATGCTGGATGTTTTCAACCCAAAGTAGTCAATGTTACTGGTGTAGGAAAAAATGAGCAAGCTCAATTAATGCATAAGCACAGCAAAGCTCTCACGGTAAATACCTCTGACGGTAAAACTAAGAGTGGAAGCAGTGCTGTCCTGCCAAGACCTTATATGAGCAGTGTGCAGAATCACAAGCAGCTCAGTGATGATGAGGATTCCATTATAGTAATAAGTGACAGCCCTCTACCACTGTCAGAAAGGCTGAAGCTTTGACTCCAACGTACTTGAATTGTTACTCAAGTGCAGAAACCCGTGAGCTTGAGGAGTACCAAGGTTCTGTAGAAGTTTGTAGTTTTTTTTAGTTAGATGTACCATGTTAGGTTATTTTGAATGTCTTGCCtataaatttatattttttcCCCAACATTTTGCAATAAAATAGATAACTAAACACTATAAACTGCTGATCACTTAAAATGTTCCTAGATGTATATTGAAAAAATAATCCCATGGTTATAATCATTTATGGTGTTCCTTGTCCTGTTCCACAAGGCCCAGTAAAATGCTCTATGTGCCATTGCTAGTCCATAGATTGATCATTCATTTATGGAAATTAATCTAAATTGAAATAATTTTTAGAAACAGTGGTTCCTATTAAATATTCCAATTAAATTGCATACATTCAGAGAATATTTTTTATTTTCCCCCCCTTTTTATGACTGTGTACCTCCCCAGTAAAAAGAACAGCTCTCAATGCTGCACTTGATCCAGCTACATGGAAGTATGGGAAAGCAGCTCGGGGTGACTTATCACGCCTAATTGTGTTTTTTCTGTCCCTCCCAGCATCTCACTCTGAGGAAGTGCTTGGCCTCTTAACTGCATATTCTCACTGATGGCGCAAACAAAATCAGATTATCTTTCTTCCTCtctgaagcaccctgggacatttttctgtgttaaaagtGCATTCGatatgcacgttgttgttgataGTCCCTTAACACCATGTTGCAGTGCACACTGAACTTTGAGAGAGTGCAAGGAATCATTGTATttatgaattttatttttaattcgctGTACCAGTTTGACTTGATTTTTGCCTTACCTTTCCTAGCCCACAGCTAGAAGGTGCACTATAACTTAGACTTAAACTATGTAAGTGAAAGGCTGCACCACTAAATGTTTAGATTAACAGATCTTTGTGAAGTGGTAGCTGATATTGTCATGATTTTAAACTGTGTAGAATTATGTGCGTCAACATGACAAAATAAATCCTCAGCATTTTTTGTTAGGCCGCACATCACAGGTCTTTACAAGCTGATTACTGTGTCATTGTGAAATCCAACATGGTTATGTTTTGTGAAGAACTCTTTTCACACTTCCACCAGCAGCAGGCAAATGTTTAGCAAGCGCAGTATAAGTGTTGCAGAAggataaatgaaaataaggagggGTTGAACCTAGCACCTTTGTAACCTTTATGTTTCAAGGGTTCACTGAGCCATGCACTTACCTGGTGAACCGTCAAAGAAAATCAAAGCAGAAACTTTCAGTTAGACTTTGAGGTGAAGCCTACATCTGACTGCACGATTAAACTGGAAAATCTCAGAAAATGAAAGCAAAAATCTTGGGATATTAACAAAAGCTTCTTAACCAAAGAAATtagtttaacttttttttacatgTAAATTGTAAGGGTTCTTTAAttcctatttttttaaaactgataaCCCCTCAAATATTCCAGGTACATGTTTCTAAATCCTATTATGAAATATGAATATTATTTACAAAAATCAAAGCTGAAAAAATTTAAGAAATTACTTTGAAGGGCCAAATACTCTCATGCATTTTTTTCATATTAAATTTCACATAAAATTTTCAATTTTGAATGAAGCATAGTGTGTCCAGGTCAGATCTGCATTTGTTGTCTCAGGGTATATGCTCTGAGCTTTTCTACCAGGCCACTTTGCTTGTAGTGTTTTTGCTCTCACCGACTAAAACAATCTTTTTATTCTATCAGAAGTTGCACATCGTTCTCCAATTGTGTACATTTTGTCAAATTTCCTGGGTCCAGTATTGTTTTGCTCCAGGCCTCTCTGGGTTTTCTCTTGGCAGAGCAGGAGGTGATAATATGTCCCCAGCGAACTGCTTTGATAGTTTCCTAGAGTAAAGTTCGGAATTAACAGGGTTATCATTCTTGATTATATAGTGAAGAAAGCTGGTCCAGTATGATGGACAGGAACCCAGAGTTGCCAAGGAACACCTGGTGCCAGTGCCTCAGAAGAGGTAATACGTTAGTGCGGGTTAATGAGCCCGCTTTGATGCCGTTGTTGTAGATGGGAAAAATAAATGGCCAGGAACGATCAGGTCAGTTGTGCTAGTGCTAGCTAGTCCTGGGCTAGTGTAATGGAGGTGTGTGCCACTCCTCTGTTTCCGAAATGCTCAGGTTGCTGTGGAAGATAAAGAGGATTCCTTTAGTGGAGTCTTTGTGGCTTTGGATCCAGATATCAGCAGCAGTCCATGGATGAGGAAGTGGAGTGGCATCCTTTTTGATCATGGCCCAGAGTTTGGGGGAAAGCATTATATCTCTCTTTGGCCACATTTCTGGGTGATGCGGTGTAGGGAAGCTGTGCATTTTATTTTTGTCTGTTTTTCTCTTCTGCAGAGGCAAATTTGAGCAGAATTTGGTGTTTGAGGATTGGAGCCTTTACTCTAAGCAATTTGGTCATGACATCGCAAAGTCCTGTATGCAATAAAATATCAATTAAAGGTGCTTTGCAATACTTTGTCAATTTCATACTATAGCGAATATAATTTTCCATTTCTATTGCTCAATTTTGGAAGAAACTCGAACATGGTTAAGTATAATCCAGTGGCTGTAACTGCTGTTGTGTAAGCCTGATGAGTGCTACTTCATTAGTGTAATAGCAGAATTATGGGATTTCCTGCTGAGAAAGGAACATCACATAGAAGTGTCCAAGATTGTGAATGACCCTAAATGACAGCAAAGATCCCGATGTGTCCATTCACACACATTTGTGAAATGTTTTAATGAAACTGGTGGCCGGATAGATCTCTTGAACCCCTGGGGAAAAGATGCTCTGTGTTCATTCACGGTTTTGATTACTGTCTGTACTTTGAAAAAGTTCAAGAAAGAGTGGTAGTTTATTTTCATTAagcattatttaatgaattgatgCACGTCGGACTTCTGTTAGATCTAAAACAATAATTCGCCCAACTAAAGTAGCAAGTTAAATAAAAACTAGCTGTGTGATTAAGATATTTTGCTTTTTGAATGGACATTAAAATTTCTtcaattaaaaatataaaatggtGGAAATAAAACAAGTCAATAGTCAACTGAAAGGGAAAGAAACATGTTTCTGTTGAAATCCTTCATCAAAATCTGATTTCTGTAGAGTCTAAATATAATGTTTTGGtatgttttgtttaaaaaaaacacaaaatgtagCAGCAATCCTGACCGATCAGGTTTGCTTTTCCAAACCTTGTGAGATGTTTCAAATCAAAGATACCTCAACCACAGAACGCTGTTTCCATTTTAATTCTAGAAGAATTCCAGGCTAAATTTCTGTTATTTATCTTTCTCAAAATGCATAAAAGAATACTTCCCACTGGTACACAAACAGGTGAGCTCCCACACGACTCAGCTAGTTAATGCAGTGTGTAGCTGAGCgatacagaccaggaaaatccTAAATTGAATCCCCAAGCCCTGCTGCATTAGCTGGGCTCAGCTGGAGCAGTGGTAGGGCACTATAATTGACCACAATGCCTTTGGGTTAGGGAAGGAAAATGGCTCCCAGTCTTGCTGGAGTGCGAATGCAGACGAGGACAGCATTGGATTCAAATGTGTTGCACCCCACGTTCAAATAGTCAGTCAGTGCTCATTGTCTAGACTTGCTGGTGCCATTCTTTTTTTGCAAGAAACAAATGCCTTAAGGAGAACAGAAGGGGGTGAATGATGAAATTCAAAAGGTGATTCAAGGTTGAGCAGCTTTAATTCTGAGGAACTGGAGAAACTAGGGCTCTTTTTATTATAGCATAGAGGGTCAAGAGGGGATCTGATAGGATAACCTATGTCCTTTGAGAAACATAAGGATAATTAAAGCCAGTTTTTattgctgattttaaaaaaaagttttattttcaGTATAAAAAAACAGGGATAAAATCAATGGGGAAATAATtggattcaaaaaaaaaatccagagaagtaaaaagaaaatcagtaaaaaaaacagattttgttttagACATCACTAACATTCAAGAAAACAAGCAAGGGACTTTAGAAAATGATAGTCATACTAAACCACAACTCACAATtacacacagtttacagacaccaTTTTTATGAGGCTCGCCATCAGGATCTCAGTTAACCCCAAGATTACTTATTTTTAAATTACTTGTGGCACCAGCCATTTACCTGCCACCATGATGGTGGGATGTTAAAAATTGTTGGAGATAATGCGCAGGGGAACAGTTGCAATTGagacaattgtttaatttagtatataatttaaaggatttttttttattattcgttcatgggatgtgggtgtcgctggcaaggccagcatttattgcccatccctaataaacCAATCCATTAACTTTAAATAAGTAAATAATAAAAACCATCAGAATAATTAACTTACTAATTaatttgaaatcaagctaaaccCACTTACtattaaatataatctagatctcaagtgattctattagctATAGATAAAACTACAGCTAACAAATTGATAAAGAATAATAATGTCAGCACAGGCAATGTGTCGGGACTGCAATatctgggagtttgtggacagcaggACTGTCCCAGAATGCcatatctgcaggaaatgtctctgtcttgagacactccagctctgagtccttgagctggagtgtgagttagagacactctgacacataagggaggaggaggaatttctggatAGTTTTCCCAGAGGACAGTCACACCTTAGAGGgaagcacaggtgcaggaaggggagagtgcgaCTGTCAGTCAGCAGGGCAGGGGGATCataggggaggtagagaaggaggtcctgcaaaaactggtcctatccaacaggtacaatgtacttgctacccatgaggataaggatgcaggctgCGGGGAGGATGGCCAGAATGCTAAACGTAgcaccgtggagcaggaggcagtccaaaaggggaaggagcagaatagaaaggttgtagtcataagggatttgataattagggggatagatagcatcctctgcagtcgcgaccgagaatccagaagggtgtgttgcctacctggtgcaagggtaaaggacatcttggagcaactggagaggaacttggaaagggagggggaggatccagttgtcattgtccatgttgggacctatgacatagggaagaacagggaggaggccctgctaagggaatatcagaagctaggaactaaattaaaaagcaagacaTCACGAGTGGTAATCTCGAGataactacctgagccacgtgctaattgacaTAGGGATAGAtaaatcaggaaggtgaatgcgtggctgaaagactggtgtgggagtgAGGGGTTCCAttgcatgggacactggcaccagtactgggacaggaaggagctgtactgcagGGACACCTGAGCCAGGCTGGGTCCAagatcctagcggaaaggataaatgggGTGGTacaaaggactttaaactaataaatggggggggggcgggagggcgcAGTCAGAAACAATAATAAAAATtatagtttaaagattttttttaaaagggataaGAGCACAGCGCAGGTCACAAACAGTGATATAGATACTCCGGGTGAAGGCaatactaaaataactaaagtagttatAGCAGGAGTAACAAATAAGAAACGTGTTAAATGGTGTGAGAAAGAATCAGGGCAGATGGACAggttagggtctcttgcccaaataaAAGTTTGATATACTAACCCACGTggtataagaaataaattgagtgaattagaggctcgatgggctgaatggcagccTCCTATGTTGTAAACATTCTATGAAATACAGCTTAGGGGGTATaacatggtggccattactgagacatggctgcaagctggtcatgattgggaggtaaatattccaggttataagatctttagaaaggatagggaaactggaagaggaggaggggtaaccttattgattaaagatactattacaacattagtaagagaggaCGTAGGTAAGTGAAAGCAATCAGCGGAGACActgtggttagaattgaggaataagagaggacttaaaactgtaatgggagttgtctacaggcctcctgataggagcaatgaagtggcagaatgtattaattcagagattggaGAGGCTTGtcgcaaaagcagagttgttttaatgttttaattttcatatagattggaaagagcagagtagctcaagtcagaaaggtagtgaatttcttgagtgcattcaagattgttttctggagcaatatgttccagAACTAACAAGAgagcaggccatactagatttagtaatgagtaatgagccaaacttagttaatc from Heptranchias perlo isolate sHepPer1 chromosome 5, sHepPer1.hap1, whole genome shotgun sequence encodes the following:
- the LOC137321365 gene encoding flap endonuclease GEN homolog 1, giving the protein MGVNDLWQILEPVKEYVPLQNLKGKTLAVDMSLWVCEAQTVKGMMGTVIKPHLRNLFFRISCLTLMDVRLVFVAEGDAPKLKADTMSKRNEARRGVPRKPGSYTVRTQRSYFKSVLKECCELLDCLGVPWVCAAGEAEAMCAYLNENRYVDGCITNDGDVFLYGAQTVYRNFTMNTKDPHVDCYKMSAIKSKLGLDRDALIGFAILLGCDYLPKGVPGVGKEQAMRLVETMNGQSLLQRFKLWKLEFEEVATHATAVEKKAHCSVCRHPGLVREHAHKGCQLCASDQFCLLHGSDYCCPCDWHEAEQKRKASSVESNIKKKARACEHFPFKEVIREFLISKDQLIQNVQWRRPKLHFLQNFALDKMEWPRHYTCEKVLMLLSHHDMTERKSGKRDPCHLQPIRIVKTRIRNGLPCFEILWEKPEHYIYSNERSEDSQNAVTTIEEQLFFQTAYPDMTALFHRQKAEEDKKKQKSKSKRKVRTAPLPDEITQLLSEMNLQPSPKGWVATGNGPVQKSASQEANSSNSLRLNPSIGFSTEYSLLPKESWGASANEIAQPAIKLSAEIGKSDCETLSLTASENRVSACALSPSASMLVSELHLSGIDWSQSFSASLSESTPATQAETSEQAHLVFNENCCDPVGSTSKLTEDEALKENAAASKQDSVQKNMRELFHEDASMLQDFDQLSLKDRILLKNSCQFLSLRQSNFNSSETDSLPRSTGHKSDLSSPEADVESLIQNKLANNLTLCNKERFTDSNFSETQRVQQKQRKIYTSDASATQHNRPLTALDKQSLTDSMEKVFGTHDPAMYSYQAPKPESISFKVEKNKTTKPHRTKLVNGNVSTVQTKSVCHRVSSSSEDSDTENSRNRQKKLGVKSRATKNTVMPSYSAKHSQVWPQQTKSKFTIGRAGHTSVDAGCFQPKVVNVTGVGKNEQAQLMHKHSKALTVNTSDGKTKSGSSAVLPRPYMSSVQNHKQLSDDEDSIIVISDSPLPLSERLKL